TTCTGGGAGAGAAGCATTACATTCCCTATATCATTCTTGAACCCTCGATTCCCGCCTTTCTCTATAGCCCAGACATTCCACCCACAATGTTGGGTTTTGATTACTCAAACTCTTGGTTTGGCAAGATACGCGACCGCATTACGAATGCTCTGTTTGCGAAAGTCATCGGTCCATTTTTTAGCACTGTGCAGAATTACTATGCACAAGCCTGGAATTTGCCCCAATCTCAAGGATTAGGAGATTCTCGACAGGCACTAGCTCGCCTTTCTCAGGTTCCTTCTGCCTTTGACTTTCCGCGTCAAGATAAAGACAAGTATGTCTATACCGGTCCTTGGGTAAACGCCTCAGCGCGAGTCCGAGTTGATTTTCCTTGGACGCGGTTGAACGGCAAGCCACTTATCTATGCTGCCTTAGGGACGGTCTACAACGACCAAACTACTGCCTACCAAATGATTGCTCAAACCTGTCAGGAATTAGAGTGCCAACTAGTTCTTGCTGTGGGACCCCACATGACTGATGAAACACTCAAGGCTCTACAACAGCAGCATCCCCAATTCTTGTTTGTTCGCAAAGCACCACAGGTTGAGTTACTCCAGCGGACAAAACTATTTATTACTCATGCGGGTATGAATTCAACGCTAGAAGCATTACAGGCAGGGGTTCCAATGGTAGCAATTCCACCGGGTAACGATCAGCCTGGGGTTGCTGCTCGAATTCGCTATCACCAATTAGGCATTACTCTTCCGAGTAAGCAGTTAA
Above is a genomic segment from Leptolyngbya sp. FACHB-261 containing:
- a CDS encoding glycosyltransferase, whose translation is MRIGLLVLAGEGHLNPSVALGRELQSCGHQVIFFSMVDTVAVGQAAGLKVVECAAQELPLGTVNRLMTSMAGGTPPWKMSAMMKEVEWINTANLLAVDAWMNQHSGQLDCLLIDALTPHFYLLGEKHYIPYIILEPSIPAFLYSPDIPPTMLGFDYSNSWFGKIRDRITNALFAKVIGPFFSTVQNYYAQAWNLPQSQGLGDSRQALARLSQVPSAFDFPRQDKDKYVYTGPWVNASARVRVDFPWTRLNGKPLIYAALGTVYNDQTTAYQMIAQTCQELECQLVLAVGPHMTDETLKALQQQHPQFLFVRKAPQVELLQRTKLFITHAGMNSTLEALQAGVPMVAIPPGNDQPGVAARIRYHQLGITLPSKQLSVERLHRALTAVWNREIYTDNVQKFAHEIASKPGLTLAVTAIEKLITNHQR